A window of the Gossypium arboreum isolate Shixiya-1 chromosome 2, ASM2569848v2, whole genome shotgun sequence genome harbors these coding sequences:
- the LOC128285035 gene encoding uncharacterized protein LOC128285035: protein MKDTTVKSEARAPARAYVVQARENALAPDVVAGTFSLFDVTVYALIDPRSTHLYICTALVTDKKRPIKSIEFVAKVSNLLGQYVLVDKDFKNFPLRVQDCDFPVDLIFFPLNEFDVILDMDWLNLHDAIVNYKRK, encoded by the coding sequence ATGAAAGACACTACAGTtaaatctgaggcacgagcaccagcTAGGGCTTATGTTGTACAAGCTCGCGAAAATGCTTTAGCACCTGATGTGGttgctggtacattttctctctttgATGTTACTGTttatgctttgattgacccgaggtcaactcatttgtatatatgtaCTGCATTAGTAACAGACAAGAAAAGACCAATAAAGTCAATTGAATTTGTGGCCAAAGTATCTAATCTGCTAGgtcagtatgtgttagttgataaagattttaaaaattttccactaAGAGTTCAGGATTGCGACTTTCCGGTTGATTTGATATTTTTTCCTCttaacgaatttgatgttattctcgacatggattggttgaatttgcatgaTGCAATTGTGAACTATAAACGAAAATAG